One Punica granatum isolate Tunisia-2019 chromosome 3, ASM765513v2, whole genome shotgun sequence genomic window carries:
- the LOC116201959 gene encoding uncharacterized protein LOC116201959, with amino-acid sequence MADQIQGIRKRARDDDGSGSYELELELPEVKRLRDDLLGFLDDADPDDSVSRDLDSLMRSFQDEISAPSTSPSSPAAVVIDLTSDSGESPSELGYLLEASDDDLGLPPSSTAAPADDEVEVVTDLARVPASASSSGIVELWGLDDQIPGYDSFEFRGVGEGPDVDYVAFDDGLFGFSDGCLDPSEVSDVCWRSETLPL; translated from the coding sequence ATGGCGGACCAGATCCAGGGCATCAGGAAGCGAGCCAGGGACGACGACGGCAGCGGCTCCTACGAGCTGGAGCTGGAGCTGCCGGAGGTGAAGCGGCTGAGGGACGACCTCTTGGGGTTCCTTGACGACGCGGACCCCGACGACTCAGTGAGCCGGGACCTCGACTCGTTGATGCGGAGCTTCCAGGACGAGATATCTGCCCCTTCCACCTCCCCCTCTTCGCCGGCCGCCGTCGTGATCGACCTCACGTCGGATTCCGGTGAGTCCCCCTCCGAGCTGGGGTACCTCCTGGAAGCCTCCGACGACGACCTCGGGCTGCCGCCCTCCTCCACGGCTGCCCCGGCGGACGACGAGGTCGAGGTCGTCACTGACTTGGCCCGGGTGCCGGCGTCTGCCTCGTCGTCCGGGATCGTTGAGCTCTGGGGGCTCGACGACCAGATCCCGGGTTACGACTCGTTCGAGTTCCGGGGAGTCGGGGAGGGACCGGACGTTGACTACGTGGCGTTCGACGACGGCCTGTTCGGGTTCTCCGACGGGTGCTTAGATCCGTCCGAGGTTTCGGATGTATGTTGGCGGTCCGAAACGCTGCCGCTGTAG
- the LOC116200286 gene encoding ubiquitin receptor RAD23d-like isoform X1, with protein sequence MKVSVKNLKGARFDVEVKPEDTVADVKKSIESSQGADVYPASQQVLIHQGQILKDGTTLDENNVTESSFIVIMLGKNKGSTGEGSTASAAPPTKAPQPTMPPSAPIRPPEAPQAPVAAPTDRPASATTPAPSPSPSPVSLVPAGSEADVYGQAASNLVSGSNLEGTIQQILDMGGGSWDKATVVRALRAAYNNPERAVEYLYSGIPEQAEVPPVAQVPPSGQTADSTAQTTESSEPTPATSTGPNANPLNLFPQGLPSTGTGGTGAAGAGTFNFLRDNPQFQALRTMVQANPQILQPMLQELGKQNPELVRLVQGHQAEFLRLINEPGEGEEGNVLGQLAASMPQGIQVTPEEHEAIERLEAMGFDHAIVLQVFFACNKNEELAANYLLDHMHEFDD encoded by the exons ATGAAGGTTTCGGTGAAGAACTTGAAGGGCGCTCGCTTTGATGTCGAAGTGAAGCCTGAAGATACG GTTGCTGATGTAAAGAAAAGTATAGAAAGCAGTCAAGGAGCGGATGTCTATCCTGCTTCTCAGCAGGTGCTAATCCATCAGGGTCAAATCCTCAAAGATGGTACAACTTTGGACGAAAATAATGTCACAGAGAGTAGTTTTATCGTGATCATGCTGGGAAAG AACAAGGGCTCAACTGGTGAGGGTTCAACTGCTTCTGCTGCCCCTCCAACAAAG GCTCCACAGCCAACTATGCCCCCTTCAGCTCCAATACGACCTCCAGAAGCACCTCAGGCTCCAGTGGCAGCACCAAC TGACAGACCTGCATCTGCAACTACTCCCGCTCCTAgcccttctccttctcctgtCTCTTTAGTTCCTGCTGG GTCAGAGGCTGATGTATATGGTCAAGCAGCATCCAATTTAGTTTCTGGAAGCAATTTGGAGGGAACAATCCAGCAAATTCTTGATATGGGCGGAGGGTCTTGGGACAAGGCTACTGTTGTTCGTGCTCTCCGTGCTGCTTATAACAATCCCGAGAGAGCTGTTGAATACTTATATTCG GGTATCCCTGAGCAAGCTGAAGTTCCACCTGTTGCCCAAGTTCCTCCGAGTGGGCAAACTGCAGATTCTACCGCCCAAACTACAGAGTCCTCAGAACCTACTCCTGCTACTTCAACTGGACCCAATGCGAACCCCCTAAATCTCTTCCCCCAG GGTCTTCCAAGCACGGGTACCGGTGGCACTGGTGCTGCTGGTGCGGGTACCTTTAATTTTCTCCGAGACAATCCACAG TTCCAAGCTTTGAGAACTATGGTACAGGCCAATCCACAAATTTTGCAG CCTATGCTTCAAGAGCTTGGGAAACAAAATCCTGAACTAGTGAGGCTTGTTCAAGGGCATCAGGCTGAGTTTCTTCGCCTCATCAATGAACCTGGGGAGGGTGAAGAAGG GAACGTATTAGGTCAGTTGGCGGCATCCATGCCACAGGGGATTCAAGTCACACCTGAGGAGCATGAGGCAATAGAGCGG CTGGAAGCAATGGGGTTTGATCATGCAATCGTACTACAGGTTTTCTTCGCATGCAACAAGAACGAGGAACTGGCGGCAAACTACCTTTTGGACCACATGCATGAATTCGATGACTAG
- the LOC116200286 gene encoding ubiquitin receptor RAD23d-like isoform X2, with amino-acid sequence MTFFFIMLRDELGLVVADVKKSIESSQGADVYPASQQVLIHQGQILKDGTTLDENNVTESSFIVIMLGKNKGSTGEGSTASAAPPTKAPQPTMPPSAPIRPPEAPQAPVAAPTDRPASATTPAPSPSPSPVSLVPAGSEADVYGQAASNLVSGSNLEGTIQQILDMGGGSWDKATVVRALRAAYNNPERAVEYLYSGIPEQAEVPPVAQVPPSGQTADSTAQTTESSEPTPATSTGPNANPLNLFPQGLPSTGTGGTGAAGAGTFNFLRDNPQFQALRTMVQANPQILQPMLQELGKQNPELVRLVQGHQAEFLRLINEPGEGEEGNVLGQLAASMPQGIQVTPEEHEAIERLEAMGFDHAIVLQVFFACNKNEELAANYLLDHMHEFDD; translated from the exons ATGACCTTCTTCTTCATTATGCTGCGAGATGAACTCGGATTGGTG GTTGCTGATGTAAAGAAAAGTATAGAAAGCAGTCAAGGAGCGGATGTCTATCCTGCTTCTCAGCAGGTGCTAATCCATCAGGGTCAAATCCTCAAAGATGGTACAACTTTGGACGAAAATAATGTCACAGAGAGTAGTTTTATCGTGATCATGCTGGGAAAG AACAAGGGCTCAACTGGTGAGGGTTCAACTGCTTCTGCTGCCCCTCCAACAAAG GCTCCACAGCCAACTATGCCCCCTTCAGCTCCAATACGACCTCCAGAAGCACCTCAGGCTCCAGTGGCAGCACCAAC TGACAGACCTGCATCTGCAACTACTCCCGCTCCTAgcccttctccttctcctgtCTCTTTAGTTCCTGCTGG GTCAGAGGCTGATGTATATGGTCAAGCAGCATCCAATTTAGTTTCTGGAAGCAATTTGGAGGGAACAATCCAGCAAATTCTTGATATGGGCGGAGGGTCTTGGGACAAGGCTACTGTTGTTCGTGCTCTCCGTGCTGCTTATAACAATCCCGAGAGAGCTGTTGAATACTTATATTCG GGTATCCCTGAGCAAGCTGAAGTTCCACCTGTTGCCCAAGTTCCTCCGAGTGGGCAAACTGCAGATTCTACCGCCCAAACTACAGAGTCCTCAGAACCTACTCCTGCTACTTCAACTGGACCCAATGCGAACCCCCTAAATCTCTTCCCCCAG GGTCTTCCAAGCACGGGTACCGGTGGCACTGGTGCTGCTGGTGCGGGTACCTTTAATTTTCTCCGAGACAATCCACAG TTCCAAGCTTTGAGAACTATGGTACAGGCCAATCCACAAATTTTGCAG CCTATGCTTCAAGAGCTTGGGAAACAAAATCCTGAACTAGTGAGGCTTGTTCAAGGGCATCAGGCTGAGTTTCTTCGCCTCATCAATGAACCTGGGGAGGGTGAAGAAGG GAACGTATTAGGTCAGTTGGCGGCATCCATGCCACAGGGGATTCAAGTCACACCTGAGGAGCATGAGGCAATAGAGCGG CTGGAAGCAATGGGGTTTGATCATGCAATCGTACTACAGGTTTTCTTCGCATGCAACAAGAACGAGGAACTGGCGGCAAACTACCTTTTGGACCACATGCATGAATTCGATGACTAG
- the LOC116198561 gene encoding embryo-specific protein ATS3A-like isoform X1, with protein sequence MGSMKISKKAWLFVSCVALLILLAGGETISSEEKPMQGRCTYIITVQTSCTNGAETSSPVSLRFGDANSTDILIRRLNTKHAKQLDPLQPDHHRPLEDDADPIPVKLFQACSVDEFQVASGCVESPICYLYLKLVGADDWRPGSARVDVIERAGLSSQQFRFRRFLPRRAWHGSDLCGGELTPFGVKRQGKEAVKKLVI encoded by the exons ATGGGATCGATGAAGATCAGTAAGAAGGCTTGGCTATTCGTATCGTGTGTCGCTCTGCTCATTTTACTAGCAGGAGGTGAAACTATCTCGTCCGAAGAGAAG CCTATGCAGGGAAGGTGCACTTACATCATAACAGTCCAAACGTCGTGCACAAACGGCGCCGAAACCTCCAGTCCCGTCAGCCTGAGGTTCGGTGATGCTAACTCCACTGACATCCTCATCCGCCGCCTGAATACCAAGCATGCTAAACAGCTCGACCCGCTCCAACCTGATCACCACCGTCCACTCGAGGACGATGCTGATCCCATTCCCGTAAAGCTGTTCCAGGCATGCTCGGTTGACGAGTTTCAAGTTGCCAGCGGATGTGTGGAATCACCTATATGTTACCTCTACCTTAAGCTCGTCGGAGCTGATGACTGGAGGCCGGGATCTGCACGAGTGGACGTGATCGAGAGGGCGGGCCTCAGCTCCCAGCAGTTCCGCTTCCGGCGGTTCCTGCCCCGACGGGCCTGGCACGGGTCGGATCTCTGTGGCGGGGAGTTAACCCCTTTTGGAGTCAAGCGCCAGGGCAAGGAGGCCGTCAAGAAGCTGGTTATTTGA
- the LOC116198561 gene encoding embryo-specific protein ATS3A-like isoform X2: MGSMKISKKAWLFVSCVALLILLAGGETISSEEKGRCTYIITVQTSCTNGAETSSPVSLRFGDANSTDILIRRLNTKHAKQLDPLQPDHHRPLEDDADPIPVKLFQACSVDEFQVASGCVESPICYLYLKLVGADDWRPGSARVDVIERAGLSSQQFRFRRFLPRRAWHGSDLCGGELTPFGVKRQGKEAVKKLVI; the protein is encoded by the exons ATGGGATCGATGAAGATCAGTAAGAAGGCTTGGCTATTCGTATCGTGTGTCGCTCTGCTCATTTTACTAGCAGGAGGTGAAACTATCTCGTCCGAAGAGAAG GGAAGGTGCACTTACATCATAACAGTCCAAACGTCGTGCACAAACGGCGCCGAAACCTCCAGTCCCGTCAGCCTGAGGTTCGGTGATGCTAACTCCACTGACATCCTCATCCGCCGCCTGAATACCAAGCATGCTAAACAGCTCGACCCGCTCCAACCTGATCACCACCGTCCACTCGAGGACGATGCTGATCCCATTCCCGTAAAGCTGTTCCAGGCATGCTCGGTTGACGAGTTTCAAGTTGCCAGCGGATGTGTGGAATCACCTATATGTTACCTCTACCTTAAGCTCGTCGGAGCTGATGACTGGAGGCCGGGATCTGCACGAGTGGACGTGATCGAGAGGGCGGGCCTCAGCTCCCAGCAGTTCCGCTTCCGGCGGTTCCTGCCCCGACGGGCCTGGCACGGGTCGGATCTCTGTGGCGGGGAGTTAACCCCTTTTGGAGTCAAGCGCCAGGGCAAGGAGGCCGTCAAGAAGCTGGTTATTTGA